One Candidatus Methanoperedens sp. genomic window, TCTTACCCAGTCCATAAGATAGAAGAACTGCGCTTTATATTCATCCACTGTTTCCTCAACAATGGGGGGCGGATCAGGGACACCAAGTCTTCGAAGATATTCAATAAACATCTCTTCTCCTTTTTGCTGGGCAATACCATCGATTTTACAGACCTTGAATTTATAGCTCTCATTCTTTAGCCATTGTGCTGTCTTATCATGAATACAGCCTGAGCATATCTCGATATCTTCATCCTTGCTGACATTCAATTTTTTGATACCTTCTTCAACAATATTTTTTGCTTCTGTAAGATATGCTTTCTTCTTGAACATTTCAAGGTTGAAGCATTCTATCGGGATAATATCGTAATAGGTCTCAGATGTCTCTTTCCTGATAACGATGATACCCACACCTCCGATGGGTGTTCCCCATCCCTGGTCATCAATCTGGACCGTCATAAGCCATTGATAGATTTTTAAATATTTGATAGTATCTGTGATATAGAGTCCATATCAGTATGGGTTTCGAAAAAATATGATAATGATCATCTTGATGAGTAAAGTTTAAATAACTTTGAGGTAATATTATCTTATGGTGAGATTCATCTTGCAAAAGACGAAACATATACATCCAGATATCGACTGGAACGCACTTGATGAAAGCTGGGCCGACCAATATGAAGATGATTATGGTTGTCGTTTTTCAAACCTGCATTTTAATAGCATCAAAAGATATATTCACGCACCTCAACTTGAGGAAGGTGTGGCAGGTTCTGTTTAGAATAATATTCTTCTCAATAACTTAATATTTCTCGTAACGTTTCTGAAATCGCATCCATGTCAGCCCTGGTGACGGATGGATGAACAGGCAAAGAAATGACTTCTTCGGAAGCTTTTTCCGAGACAGGAAGAGAATCGCTGTATCCCAGGTCTTTATAAAGCGGTTGTTTATGAATGGGCAATGGGTAATATATTCCTGTTCCGATCCCTCTTTCATTCAACAACGATACGATTTCATCCCTGTTAAAAGCATTATTTATTCTTACGGTAAACTGGTGGAATATATGTTTGCAGCGCCTATCAACACAGGGAAGGCTTATTCCTTTAGTATTATCCAATGATTTTGATAAATATTGTGCGTTCCTTATCCTTGAATCATTGAACCCGTCAACTTTCTTTAACTGGACTAAACCAATAGCTGCTGCAATATCTGTCATGCGAAGATTATATCCTAACATTTCGTGGTAATATCGCTGTCTTGAACCGTGTGACCGTATCATTTTCGCTTTTTCTGCTATGGTTTTATCGTTCGTTGTAATTATCCCGCCTTCACCTGTGGTCATATTCTTTGTGGGGTAAAAGCTAAAAGTGCCTGTTCCGAATGAACCTGCTTTTTTCCCTTCAAAGGTTGCGCCATGTGCCTGGCAGGCATCCTCTATAATTACGAGATCATTATCCTGTGCAATTTCCATTATGCTTTTCATATCTGCTGACTGCCCATACAGATGAACGGGAATAATGGCTTTTGTTCTGGGGGTTATTTTCTCTGTGATCCTCTCAGGGTCAATGTTAAAAGTGTCTTCTTTTATATCTGCAAAAACGGGTTTTGCGCCTGTAAATAAAACTGAATTTGATGTAGCTGCGAAGGTAAAAGGGGGAGTTATGACTTCGTCCCCATTCCCGATTCCATGAGCCAGCAGTGCAGTGTGCAGTGCAGCAGTCCCGGAATTCACTGCAACGGCATGGGAAGTTCCGACATAATCAGCAAAATTTGATTCAAAATCCTTAACTTTCTGGCCTTCTGCAATTACACCTGATCTCATTACCTCAACAACTGCGCTTATTTCTTCTTCACCGATTATGGGTTTTGCTATGGGGATCATAAATATCTAAATATTATTTAAGATTTTTAATTCTTCTGGTAGTTCTTTAAACCTGGCTGGAAAACCTATCGCCAGTTTCCATGGAGGCACATCCTTTGTGACAAGTGCGCCTGCTGCGACCATTGCACCTGTGCCTACTTCAATTCCCGGTAAAATGGTGGAATTTGCTCCAAGGGAAGCGCCTTCTCGAAGTATCGGCCCTTTCAGGCCGGATTCAGTCCTTATCGGGTATTTATCATTTGAAAGCACAGCGCAGGGTCCAATGAAAACATGGTCTTCAATAACAACATTCAGGGGGATGTACACATTTCCCTGGATACTGACATTATTTCCAATAATAGTCCGCCCGTCAAGAATTGTATTTGTACCAATAAGCACATCGTTACCGATTCTCGTCTCTTCGCGTACCATGACATTGTGTCCTGTCCGGAAGTTATTCCCGATCTCAACATCAGAATATATAGTCGAATTTGACCTTATTACAGCATTATCCCCGATATGGGCGCCTTTGAAGGGCATGTTTTTAATATTGGTATCTAAATCAGGCCCTGAAGATGCGGCAATTTTCAGGAGATTGGCTGTGGGATGTCCAATAATGACCCCATCGCCAATTATCGCGTTCTTTCCGATAGAGCTTTCCCCGTATATTTTAACACTTCCCGATCTTATCATAGATTGTTATCCCGGGATTATAATCCCGATAATGCTAAAAACCGCAGTGACTGCATACATGGCGTAAGTAGCCTGCTTTTCGTTCACTCTTTTATAGTATGGTAGTACCCATTTTAATGTCAGGTTATTAGGTACTTCAAGTGTGCCATCCTCTCTGACTTTCCCGAACTTGACCTGCGGATACTTCCTGGCGCGCCAGTAAACATACATCAGGAAATTAATTGTATGGGGCAAGAGCATGATAAAACCGCTGACAAT contains:
- a CDS encoding DegT/DnrJ/EryC1/StrS family aminotransferase — protein: MIPIAKPIIGEEEISAVVEVMRSGVIAEGQKVKDFESNFADYVGTSHAVAVNSGTAALHTALLAHGIGNGDEVITPPFTFAATSNSVLFTGAKPVFADIKEDTFNIDPERITEKITPRTKAIIPVHLYGQSADMKSIMEIAQDNDLVIIEDACQAHGATFEGKKAGSFGTGTFSFYPTKNMTTGEGGIITTNDKTIAEKAKMIRSHGSRQRYYHEMLGYNLRMTDIAAAIGLVQLKKVDGFNDSRIRNAQYLSKSLDNTKGISLPCVDRRCKHIFHQFTVRINNAFNRDEIVSLLNERGIGTGIYYPLPIHKQPLYKDLGYSDSLPVSEKASEEVISLPVHPSVTRADMDAISETLREILSY
- a CDS encoding N-acetyltransferase is translated as MIRSGSVKIYGESSIGKNAIIGDGVIIGHPTANLLKIAASSGPDLDTNIKNMPFKGAHIGDNAVIRSNSTIYSDVEIGNNFRTGHNVMVREETRIGNDVLIGTNTILDGRTIIGNNVSIQGNVYIPLNVVIEDHVFIGPCAVLSNDKYPIRTESGLKGPILREGASLGANSTILPGIEVGTGAMVAAGALVTKDVPPWKLAIGFPARFKELPEELKILNNI